The following are encoded together in the Terriglobales bacterium genome:
- the cyoE gene encoding heme o synthase — MSAAIQPVPTAEVQPAPPPTRKYSRLGDYSVLLKMRVTSLVVMTAWTGYFLGAQRAHIPTFSWKLLCAMLGIGLVSSGAAAMNQVIEREADGRMQRTRKRPIPGQRMGVVEATAVGMACILGGAGYLAITTNPLTGILSVLTASAYVGVYTPLKMRSPICTTIGALPGAMPPLLGWTAARGRVEWEALVLFAILFLWQFPHFHAIAWLYREDYRRAGIRMLPVVEEDGRSTVREVLAYSLMLVPVSLFPGYLHMVTRTYIVGALIFSLAFLVFSVRFSRVLSGLPAGESGKLARGLLRASVIYLPALFALMMINSRFTR; from the coding sequence ATGAGTGCTGCTATCCAGCCTGTTCCCACAGCAGAAGTGCAGCCTGCTCCTCCGCCGACACGCAAGTATTCGCGCCTTGGAGATTACTCGGTGCTGCTCAAGATGCGCGTGACTTCGCTGGTCGTCATGACAGCCTGGACCGGCTACTTCCTGGGCGCCCAGCGCGCTCACATTCCAACTTTTTCCTGGAAGCTGCTCTGCGCCATGCTCGGAATCGGATTAGTTTCTAGCGGCGCCGCGGCGATGAACCAGGTCATTGAGCGCGAGGCAGATGGCCGCATGCAGCGCACTCGAAAGCGTCCCATTCCGGGACAGCGGATGGGTGTCGTTGAAGCCACTGCCGTCGGGATGGCCTGCATCCTTGGGGGTGCGGGGTATCTCGCAATTACAACCAACCCTCTCACCGGAATTTTGAGCGTGCTCACTGCCTCGGCATACGTCGGTGTGTACACACCGCTGAAGATGCGTTCCCCGATCTGCACGACCATCGGAGCGCTTCCAGGAGCAATGCCTCCGCTGCTCGGTTGGACCGCCGCTCGCGGTCGCGTCGAGTGGGAGGCCCTTGTTCTCTTCGCGATCCTCTTCCTATGGCAGTTCCCGCATTTTCACGCGATCGCATGGCTGTACCGCGAGGACTATCGCCGTGCTGGGATCCGGATGCTGCCGGTCGTGGAAGAAGATGGGCGCTCTACGGTGCGCGAGGTGCTCGCCTACTCGCTGATGCTGGTGCCGGTAAGCCTGTTCCCGGGATACTTGCACATGGTGACCAGGACATACATTGTCGGCGCGCTGATCTTCAGTCTGGCCTTTCTGGTGTTCTCCGTCCGCTTTTCCCGTGTTCTCTCCGGCCTGCCTGCCGGTGAATCGGGCAAACTTGCTCGCGGCCTGCTGCGCGCCAGCGTGATTTACCTTCCCGCCCTCTTCGCGCTCATGATGATCAATTCGCGGTTTACTCGATGA
- a CDS encoding COX15/CtaA family protein has product MRSEVLPTDIRFHRGLHRFAVALSCCIFVLIVAGALVTSEDAGLSVPDWPTSFGSIYKIPPMVGGVKFEHTHRMIAEGVGLLTILFCIAAFRVDPRKWLRNLGLAAIGTVIAQGILGGLTVLMFLPWYISSAHAALGQTFFSIAVLLALYTGRDWTESTPERFADDGAPSAHALAVLTVCALYLQLFFGAAFRHSGMSILSHLVNAVLTSGIAAWTAVRVLSRYGQIAALRRPAAIMIALLLIQLGFGFAAYLTRIVWGKNAVQPLPSMVSTTVAHVAIGALLLATSFVLEEQVRRHLAKDPARAVEPSAARKAISA; this is encoded by the coding sequence GTGAGGTCTGAAGTCTTACCGACTGATATTCGTTTCCATCGCGGTCTTCATCGCTTTGCTGTCGCTCTCTCCTGCTGCATCTTTGTTTTGATCGTGGCAGGGGCCCTTGTCACTAGCGAAGACGCAGGACTTTCCGTTCCCGATTGGCCGACCTCGTTCGGTTCCATCTATAAGATCCCGCCGATGGTGGGCGGTGTGAAGTTCGAACACACGCACCGCATGATCGCTGAGGGCGTGGGCCTGCTCACGATTCTCTTTTGCATTGCAGCCTTTCGTGTTGATCCCCGCAAATGGCTTCGCAACCTCGGTCTCGCGGCCATCGGAACCGTAATCGCGCAGGGCATTCTCGGTGGACTCACGGTGCTCATGTTCCTGCCGTGGTACATATCAAGCGCTCACGCAGCCTTAGGGCAGACTTTCTTTTCCATCGCTGTGCTGTTAGCTCTCTACACAGGCCGCGACTGGACCGAGTCAACTCCCGAGAGATTCGCCGACGATGGCGCGCCGAGCGCACACGCGCTGGCAGTCCTTACGGTCTGCGCGCTCTACCTTCAGCTCTTTTTTGGGGCTGCCTTCCGTCACTCGGGAATGAGCATTCTTTCACATCTCGTCAATGCAGTTCTCACTTCGGGAATCGCGGCATGGACAGCGGTTCGCGTGCTGAGTCGTTATGGTCAAATCGCCGCGCTTCGGCGACCAGCAGCAATCATGATCGCGTTGCTTCTGATTCAACTTGGATTCGGCTTCGCGGCGTATCTCACGCGTATAGTCTGGGGCAAAAATGCGGTGCAGCCTCTACCCAGCATGGTGAGTACCACCGTTGCACATGTAGCCATCGGAGCACTGCTACTCGCAACAAGCTTTGTGCTGGAAGAGCAGGTTCGTCGACATTTGGCGAAAGATCCTGCTAGAGCAGTTGAACCCTCAGCGGCCCGAAAGGCGATTAGCGCATGA
- a CDS encoding carboxypeptidase regulatory-like domain-containing protein: MQRSYIDKLSLKLDQTDSREGVLSTLKMNYSLLLVGSLAFLLTACSQNTRPMPPASEQPKAAQSSKKLTSVDPATAAGIHGTIHLQGSAPAPVQIDMGMDPGCTISSKQPNFGQQYVVGKGGGLGSVYVYVKAGLEGDNFAVPAIPVILDQKGCRYEPHVLALMAGQTLRVLNSDPTMHNVHAQPNEASNSQWNMSQMPKGAPIETAFHDPEVMMPFKCNQHPWMKAFVNVAANPFYAVSDANGNFEIKGLPPGEYTIAAVHEAAGEQTQRITLGTGETKAADFTFAAQ; the protein is encoded by the coding sequence GTGCAACGGAGCTACATCGACAAGCTCTCCCTTAAGCTGGACCAAACGGACTCTCGAGAAGGTGTGCTCTCCACCCTCAAAATGAACTATTCCCTGCTCCTTGTGGGTTCTCTCGCATTTCTTCTCACTGCTTGCAGTCAAAACACTCGTCCGATGCCGCCTGCATCGGAACAGCCGAAAGCGGCTCAGTCTTCGAAGAAGCTGACAAGTGTCGATCCCGCGACCGCTGCCGGCATTCATGGAACAATTCACCTCCAAGGCTCCGCCCCGGCTCCGGTTCAAATCGATATGGGTATGGATCCCGGCTGCACCATCTCGAGCAAACAGCCAAACTTCGGCCAGCAATATGTTGTCGGCAAAGGTGGTGGACTGGGAAGTGTCTACGTGTACGTCAAGGCAGGTCTGGAAGGAGACAACTTTGCTGTGCCGGCGATCCCGGTGATCCTCGATCAAAAGGGATGCCGTTACGAACCCCATGTCCTCGCCCTGATGGCGGGGCAAACTTTGCGCGTGCTCAACAGCGATCCCACGATGCACAACGTACACGCGCAGCCGAATGAGGCGAGCAACTCGCAGTGGAACATGTCGCAAATGCCGAAGGGCGCTCCAATCGAGACCGCATTCCACGATCCTGAAGTAATGATGCCCTTCAAGTGCAATCAACATCCCTGGATGAAAGCCTTTGTGAACGTTGCAGCCAATCCGTTCTATGCAGTCAGCGATGCGAACGGCAACTTCGAGATCAAAGGGTTGCCGCCGGGTGAATACACGATTGCGGCAGTTCATGAAGCGGCAGGCGAGCAGACACAAAGGATCACGTTAGGCACCGGGGAGACCAAGGCTGCGGACTTTACATTCGCAGCGCAGTAG